A window from Streptomyces sp. NBC_00335 encodes these proteins:
- a CDS encoding DUF1266 domain-containing protein: MDGWTAPSSIERELYEAKARGDWAGYMDALARSELFLPQSRAQVDAEPATARFHPTPDRRCLVVHTRGMLPVPDPHTVYLPRSLAWFANAWDSADPPHLAVNPGSPTEAYLTTTPADLARWRAHWDAAAPVWGLAPGAVHSLHVGGPLHGPVAHGLAVGAHLAVTNGEFWNALAYHGGGYARERERLRRDWEITDSAGWHQVLRGLLSAGMVSPVWEFALRVRRLLASDFAGPVDAEHWRHAAATALRRSAERAAEPQLTPEGVTPAAPRPTAEVEGEVAGVQRLIGRIARYEQRFRADGLLPEDGWVRSVEGWDHGRASQLARWGLGARYGTLAEAERGVLAAGAAARGAYRSWEEFSAGYALARCLHFDEEEFGEWYAGSLATHLTLTTDPASPWRNIPWRAPEGAA; encoded by the coding sequence ATGGATGGGTGGACGGCGCCGAGCTCCATCGAGCGCGAGCTGTACGAGGCCAAGGCGCGCGGGGACTGGGCGGGATACATGGACGCCCTCGCCCGCAGCGAGCTGTTCCTGCCGCAATCCCGGGCCCAGGTCGACGCCGAGCCCGCGACGGCCCGCTTCCACCCCACCCCGGACCGGCGCTGCCTCGTCGTCCACACCCGCGGCATGCTGCCCGTCCCCGACCCGCACACCGTGTACCTGCCCAGGTCACTCGCCTGGTTCGCGAACGCCTGGGACTCCGCCGACCCGCCCCACCTCGCCGTGAACCCCGGCTCCCCCACCGAGGCCTACCTCACGACCACCCCCGCCGACCTCGCCCGCTGGCGCGCCCACTGGGACGCCGCGGCCCCGGTCTGGGGCCTCGCCCCCGGAGCCGTGCACTCCCTGCACGTCGGCGGCCCGCTGCACGGGCCGGTCGCGCACGGGCTCGCCGTCGGAGCCCATCTCGCCGTCACCAACGGTGAGTTCTGGAACGCCCTCGCCTACCACGGCGGCGGCTACGCCCGGGAACGCGAACGCCTCCGCCGGGACTGGGAGATCACCGATTCCGCGGGCTGGCACCAGGTCCTGCGCGGCCTGCTCTCCGCCGGAATGGTCAGCCCCGTCTGGGAGTTCGCGCTGCGCGTGCGCCGCCTCCTCGCCTCCGACTTCGCCGGCCCCGTCGACGCGGAGCACTGGCGGCACGCCGCGGCCACCGCCCTGCGCCGCAGCGCCGAGCGCGCGGCCGAACCGCAGCTCACCCCCGAGGGGGTCACCCCCGCCGCGCCCCGGCCCACCGCCGAGGTGGAGGGCGAGGTCGCGGGCGTACAGCGGCTGATCGGCCGGATCGCCCGCTACGAGCAGCGCTTCCGCGCCGACGGGCTGCTCCCCGAGGACGGCTGGGTCCGCTCCGTCGAGGGCTGGGACCACGGCCGGGCCTCCCAGCTGGCCCGCTGGGGCCTCGGCGCCCGCTACGGCACCCTCGCCGAGGCCGAACGCGGCGTACTGGCCGCCGGGGCCGCGGCGCGCGGGGCCTACCGCTCGTGGGAGGAGTTCTCCGCGGGGTACGCGCTGGCGCGGTGCCTGCACTTCGACGAGGAGGAGTTCGGCGAGTGGTACGCGGGCTCCCTGGCCACCCACCTCACCCTGACCACCGACCCGGCGAGCCCCTGGCGCAACATCCCCTGGCGGGCACCCGAAGGAGCCGCATGA
- a CDS encoding GNAT family N-acetyltransferase: MTQQETLTTERMDGPAALRAADAFRLVYAEAFAEPPHNETEEEVADAFLHFPAQTRRPAFRAALARTPDGEPAGVAYGWTLQPDAVWWDELTKPASAAMRREDGRRTFGLIELAVRGPWRGQGVARRLHTALLDGITAERVLLKVHQEAGTASAAYRSWGYRKIGEARPPGADAGADTDLRDVMLLDLRR; this comes from the coding sequence ATGACGCAGCAGGAAACCCTCACGACGGAGCGCATGGACGGCCCGGCCGCGCTGCGGGCGGCGGACGCGTTCAGGCTGGTCTACGCCGAAGCGTTCGCGGAGCCTCCGCACAACGAGACCGAGGAGGAAGTCGCCGACGCCTTCCTCCACTTCCCCGCACAGACCCGCAGGCCCGCCTTCCGCGCGGCCTTGGCCCGTACCCCTGACGGCGAGCCGGCCGGCGTGGCCTACGGCTGGACGCTCCAGCCCGACGCTGTGTGGTGGGACGAACTCACCAAGCCCGCGTCCGCCGCCATGCGGCGCGAGGACGGCCGCCGCACCTTCGGGCTCATCGAGCTCGCCGTGCGCGGGCCGTGGCGCGGACAGGGTGTCGCGCGGCGGCTGCACACGGCGCTGCTCGACGGCATCACGGCCGAGCGGGTGCTGCTGAAGGTCCACCAGGAGGCCGGGACGGCCTCGGCCGCCTACCGGTCGTGGGGGTACCGCAAGATCGGCGAGGCCCGGCCCCCGGGCGCGGACGCGGGCGCGGACACGGACCTCCGTGACGTGATGCTGCTCGACCTGCGGCGCTGA
- a CDS encoding DUF397 domain-containing protein, with amino-acid sequence MKQFNFVKSSYSDITNDSDCVEVATNIAGTVAVRDSKQTDGPVIEMSGAAWTAFATQAG; translated from the coding sequence ATGAAGCAGTTCAATTTCGTGAAGTCGAGCTACAGCGACATCACCAACGACTCGGATTGCGTCGAGGTGGCCACGAACATCGCAGGCACGGTCGCCGTGCGGGACAGCAAGCAGACCGACGGGCCGGTCATCGAGATGAGTGGTGCCGCGTGGACCGCGTTCGCGACGCAGGCGGGATGA
- a CDS encoding C1 family peptidase — protein MPEQSEGRVQTAGELRALLAARGARWSVSEHLADGDPVPRPALGLGASTAAAAELTPAGAAPPVDLRSLVGRVSGNPHLTRRRAAHGLLPGSRPLAAARPSAVDWRSRWDRPWLTKVKDQAPCSAGWAFGAAGLVESMARIEHHVWAERSEGDLHDGMKATCGQTGSPEAALDWIRTNGGLADPGCWPYSPPPPGTPVDRREAWRSEYTPSWDRSGRTVRITGGHVLLGDVEQQKVWLDTVGPLTACFDVYEDFFGLGSGVYHQTGGRLAGGHCVLITGYDDAAGCWLFKNSWGTGHHVGGYGRIAYGEARIDDWAKCGLQDTNIDPWSKRRLHAGNVYESGNGRAHRNFELAALAGAGGGSLSHWWREGEAPFAWNRAQSFGSDASGQPAFTGTTYNRNMESLHVTTGGRLRHWYYEHFAAAWRDGGAFGPGDAAVGSTPAFIQSDYGTPGNFEVVVRTADGRLNHWWRINGAPWTWNDGGRFATGIAHFGPALVQTRSRHLDLVATRTDGRMQLWWRDDPNGFVWRPGEIFGSGIASAPCLIEAQHGAADEDTAGNYELCVTGAGGRIEHWWRGNAGGGAWQRSAVFGHDVLAVTGMLQGSFGFNLEVIVLRTDRLLQHYRRDGAGWHEGAVIGPA, from the coding sequence ATGCCGGAGCAGTCGGAGGGGCGTGTCCAGACCGCGGGGGAACTGCGGGCCCTGCTCGCGGCGCGCGGGGCGCGGTGGTCCGTGAGCGAGCACCTTGCCGACGGGGATCCCGTACCGAGGCCCGCCCTGGGCCTGGGCGCGAGCACGGCGGCGGCAGCGGAGCTGACGCCCGCCGGGGCCGCGCCGCCGGTGGACCTGCGGAGCCTCGTGGGCCGGGTCAGCGGCAATCCGCACCTCACCCGGCGCAGGGCGGCGCACGGGCTGCTCCCCGGAAGCCGCCCCCTCGCCGCCGCCCGCCCCTCCGCCGTGGACTGGCGCAGCCGCTGGGACCGGCCCTGGCTCACCAAGGTGAAGGACCAGGCCCCGTGCAGTGCCGGCTGGGCGTTCGGGGCGGCCGGTCTGGTGGAGTCGATGGCCCGCATCGAGCACCACGTGTGGGCCGAGCGGTCCGAGGGGGACCTGCACGACGGGATGAAGGCCACCTGCGGGCAGACGGGCAGCCCCGAGGCCGCCCTCGACTGGATCCGGACCAACGGCGGGCTGGCGGACCCGGGTTGCTGGCCGTACTCGCCGCCGCCCCCCGGTACCCCCGTCGACCGCCGGGAGGCCTGGCGGTCCGAGTACACGCCGAGCTGGGACCGCTCCGGCCGGACCGTCCGCATCACCGGGGGCCACGTCCTGCTCGGCGACGTGGAGCAGCAGAAGGTCTGGCTGGACACGGTGGGCCCGCTGACCGCCTGCTTCGACGTGTACGAGGACTTCTTCGGCCTCGGCTCCGGCGTCTACCACCAGACCGGCGGCCGCCTGGCGGGCGGCCACTGCGTCCTGATCACCGGCTACGACGACGCGGCCGGCTGCTGGCTGTTCAAGAACTCCTGGGGGACCGGCCACCACGTGGGCGGCTACGGCCGGATCGCGTACGGCGAGGCGCGGATCGACGACTGGGCGAAGTGCGGGCTGCAGGACACCAACATCGACCCCTGGAGCAAGCGCCGCCTGCACGCCGGCAACGTCTACGAGAGCGGCAACGGCCGCGCCCACCGCAACTTCGAACTGGCGGCCCTCGCCGGAGCCGGCGGCGGTTCCCTGAGCCACTGGTGGCGCGAGGGGGAGGCCCCCTTCGCCTGGAACCGTGCCCAGAGCTTCGGCTCCGACGCCTCCGGCCAGCCCGCCTTCACGGGGACCACGTACAACCGGAACATGGAGTCGCTGCACGTGACCACCGGCGGCCGGCTCCGCCACTGGTACTACGAGCACTTCGCCGCGGCCTGGCGCGACGGCGGCGCCTTCGGTCCCGGCGACGCGGCGGTCGGCTCGACCCCGGCCTTCATCCAGAGCGACTACGGGACGCCCGGCAACTTCGAGGTGGTCGTCCGCACCGCCGACGGCCGCCTCAACCACTGGTGGCGGATCAACGGCGCCCCCTGGACCTGGAACGACGGCGGCCGCTTCGCCACCGGCATCGCGCACTTCGGCCCGGCCCTGGTCCAGACCCGCTCCCGCCACCTCGACCTGGTCGCCACCCGCACCGACGGCCGGATGCAGCTGTGGTGGCGCGACGACCCGAACGGGTTCGTCTGGCGCCCCGGCGAGATCTTCGGCTCCGGCATCGCCTCCGCGCCCTGCCTGATCGAGGCGCAGCACGGGGCGGCCGACGAGGACACCGCCGGGAACTACGAGCTGTGCGTGACGGGCGCGGGCGGGCGCATCGAGCACTGGTGGCGCGGCAACGCCGGGGGCGGCGCCTGGCAGCGCTCCGCGGTCTTCGGCCACGACGTGCTGGCGGTCACCGGGATGCTCCAGGGCAGCTTCGGGTTCAACCTGGAGGTGATCGTCCTGCGCACCGACCGCCTGCTCCAGCACTACCGGCGCGACGGCGCCGGCTGGCACGAGGGGGCGGTGATCGGCCCGGCGTAG
- a CDS encoding protease inhibitor I42 family protein, which translates to MEVREVVLAPGEQYELRLTGRGARGYVWTWRVTGDADAVSVAEGAPETAAAAAGAPDPPEPPEPLPGATVERVYLVRGRVAGRARIRFAQVRPAYPDEAAYDEFVLDVMVR; encoded by the coding sequence GTGGAGGTGCGCGAGGTGGTGCTCGCGCCCGGTGAGCAGTACGAGCTGCGGCTCACCGGGCGCGGTGCGCGCGGCTACGTCTGGACCTGGCGGGTGACGGGGGACGCGGACGCGGTCTCGGTGGCGGAGGGGGCGCCGGAGACTGCGGCCGCTGCCGCGGGGGCGCCGGATCCGCCGGAGCCCCCGGAGCCGCTGCCCGGGGCGACGGTGGAGCGGGTGTACCTCGTACGGGGGCGGGTGGCAGGCCGGGCCAGGATCCGCTTCGCGCAGGTCCGTCCGGCGTATCCGGACGAGGCCGCGTACGACGAGTTCGTGCTGGACGTCATGGTGCGGTGA
- a CDS encoding GntR family transcriptional regulator codes for MPPAHTAATTVTAAERVYQHVKQAVLDRRYEGGVLLTEGELAVAVGVSRTPVREALLRLETEGLLKLYPKKGALVLAVSAQEIADVIETRLLVEEFTVRQAVPAPAGLLERLAELVEEQRRLGDAGELAAMMAADRAFHAEIVRSAGNQILCRLYDQLRDRQLRMGVALLHAHPERVERTLAEHGEILDALRAGDADTAAAAVRAHVSRVGELVRGSAR; via the coding sequence ATGCCACCCGCTCATACCGCCGCCACCACCGTGACCGCTGCCGAACGCGTCTACCAACACGTCAAGCAGGCCGTGCTCGACCGCCGCTACGAGGGCGGGGTGCTGCTGACCGAGGGCGAGCTCGCGGTCGCCGTCGGGGTCTCGCGCACACCGGTCCGCGAGGCGCTGCTGCGGCTGGAGACCGAGGGGCTGCTCAAGCTGTACCCGAAGAAGGGCGCCCTCGTCCTCGCGGTCTCCGCCCAGGAGATCGCCGACGTCATCGAAACCCGGCTGCTGGTCGAGGAGTTCACCGTCCGCCAGGCCGTGCCCGCCCCGGCCGGGCTGCTGGAACGGCTCGCGGAACTGGTCGAGGAGCAGCGCCGGCTCGGTGACGCGGGCGAGCTCGCGGCGATGATGGCCGCCGACCGGGCCTTCCACGCGGAGATCGTGCGCAGCGCCGGCAACCAGATCCTCTGCCGCCTCTACGACCAACTGCGCGACCGCCAGCTCCGCATGGGCGTGGCCCTGCTGCACGCGCACCCCGAGCGGGTGGAGCGGACGCTGGCCGAACACGGGGAGATCCTCGACGCCCTGCGCGCGGGCGACGCCGATACGGCCGCCGCGGCGGTACGGGCCCACGTGAGCCGGGTCGGCGAACTGGTGCGGGGGTCCGCCCGATGA
- a CDS encoding DUF418 domain-containing protein, whose translation MPATAAAHERTDRPTRIPEVDALRGFALLGILLVNALMMASPYAPGGTVDPDAAMLDRTVEGVVQALVVGKFYLMFSFLFGYSFTLQQDSAARDGASAVPRMLRRSLGLFVLGFLHAVLLYTGDILMTYALLGLVLIAARNCSPGAALRAARVVYGCASGFLLFLGLGSLFMSDAEATELGALPPEFAALVAEYRGDPASVVRANIGQLPDAFLGVLLMGGFVLAAFLTGLYCGKRRLLADTGRYAARMRRICLLGLALGLPGSIFMALAAGGVLGPRWSLLGSVVGMVTAPALTAAYVCGMLLFMKTVRGGRAAVLLAPAGRMALTNYLSQSLVMALVFTAYGLALYDRLGAAVVELGALVLYGAQLVLSKHLMARYRYGPVEWLLRAVTLARLPRSRGERRGERHGQAARGA comes from the coding sequence GTGCCCGCAACGGCTGCTGCGCACGAACGAACCGACCGGCCCACGCGGATACCGGAGGTCGACGCCCTGCGCGGCTTCGCGCTCCTGGGGATCCTGCTGGTCAACGCGCTGATGATGGCGAGCCCGTACGCCCCGGGCGGCACCGTCGACCCGGACGCGGCGATGCTCGACCGGACCGTCGAGGGCGTCGTGCAGGCCCTGGTGGTCGGCAAGTTCTACCTGATGTTCTCGTTCCTCTTCGGCTACAGCTTCACCCTCCAGCAGGACTCCGCCGCACGCGACGGCGCGAGCGCCGTCCCCCGGATGCTGCGCCGCTCGCTGGGCCTGTTCGTCCTGGGCTTCCTGCACGCCGTACTGCTGTACACCGGCGACATCCTCATGACCTACGCGCTGCTCGGCCTGGTCCTGATCGCCGCACGGAACTGCTCGCCCGGGGCGGCCCTGCGCGCGGCCCGGGTCGTGTACGGCTGCGCGAGCGGCTTCCTGCTCTTCCTGGGCCTGGGCTCCTTGTTCATGTCGGACGCCGAGGCGACCGAACTGGGCGCACTTCCGCCGGAGTTCGCGGCGCTGGTTGCCGAGTACCGCGGCGACCCGGCGTCCGTCGTGCGGGCCAACATCGGCCAGCTGCCCGACGCGTTCCTGGGCGTGCTGCTGATGGGCGGCTTCGTCCTGGCCGCCTTCCTGACCGGCCTGTACTGCGGCAAGCGCCGTCTCCTCGCCGACACGGGACGGTACGCGGCCCGGATGCGCCGCATCTGCTTGCTCGGCCTCGCCCTGGGCCTGCCCGGCAGCATCTTCATGGCCCTGGCCGCCGGCGGCGTGCTCGGTCCCCGGTGGAGCTTGCTCGGTTCGGTCGTGGGGATGGTCACGGCCCCCGCGCTCACCGCCGCGTACGTCTGCGGGATGCTCCTCTTCATGAAGACGGTCCGGGGCGGTCGCGCGGCGGTACTCCTGGCTCCCGCCGGCCGGATGGCCCTGACGAACTACCTGAGCCAGTCCCTCGTCATGGCCCTCGTCTTCACCGCCTACGGCCTCGCCCTGTACGACCGCCTCGGCGCGGCCGTCGTCGAACTCGGCGCGCTCGTCCTGTACGGGGCCCAACTCGTCCTCAGCAAGCACCTGATGGCCAGGTACCGGTACGGCCCGGTGGAATGGCTGCTCCGAGCGGTTACCCTCGCCCGGCTCCCGCGGAGCCGCGGCGAGCGCCGCGGTGAGCGCCACGGTCAGGCCGCCAGGGGAGCCTGA
- a CDS encoding GNAT family N-acetyltransferase, whose translation MIIRTGRLTLLPLEVAHADEMAAVLGDPELHGFIGGAPLTAPELRTRYARLVAGSPDPAVTWCNWVVRLDAEDCLTGTVQATVSGEVAEIAWVIGTPWQRRGIAVEATRAMAEWLGAQAGVRRLIAHVHPDHTASAAVAARVGLAATDRVEDGEIRWEGPA comes from the coding sequence ATGATCATCCGGACCGGGCGGCTGACCCTGCTGCCCCTGGAGGTCGCGCACGCGGATGAGATGGCCGCGGTATTGGGCGACCCGGAGCTGCACGGGTTCATCGGCGGAGCCCCCCTCACCGCGCCGGAGCTGCGCACGCGCTACGCGCGACTGGTCGCCGGTTCGCCGGACCCCGCCGTCACCTGGTGCAACTGGGTGGTCCGGCTCGACGCCGAGGACTGTCTGACCGGCACGGTCCAGGCGACCGTCTCCGGGGAGGTCGCCGAGATCGCCTGGGTCATCGGCACGCCCTGGCAGCGCCGCGGCATCGCGGTCGAGGCGACACGGGCCATGGCCGAGTGGCTCGGGGCGCAGGCCGGGGTGCGCCGGCTCATCGCGCACGTTCACCCCGACCACACCGCGTCCGCGGCCGTCGCCGCGCGGGTCGGGCTCGCCGCCACGGACCGGGTCGAGGACGGCGAGATCCGGTGGGAGGGACCCGCCTGA
- a CDS encoding DMT family transporter, translated as MISAGRVGVLALLWGSTFLWIDLALEGLTPVQVTLARCALGALVLGVACRFARQRLPTGRVVWGHVLVAAFFCNALPFALFSVGQQSVDSGLAGVLNATTPLWSLLIGLVTRAERRPRAIRVAGLLVGLAGTALIFAPWQRSGQVGWGALAILGAAASYAFAFTYMGRHLVGKGVPTLSLATTQLLAATGLTTLALPFGGLTAVRLQAAPLPAVVVLGVFATGVTFYLTYRIIADEGATNAATVGYLLPVVSVLLGALVLGEEPGPRVIAGMAVVLLGVALTRRRATVVTEGKRSKPRPDDRTAPAAATGGHPR; from the coding sequence GTGATCAGTGCCGGACGCGTCGGCGTGCTCGCCCTCCTGTGGGGCTCGACGTTCCTGTGGATCGACCTGGCCCTGGAGGGGCTGACCCCGGTCCAGGTCACCCTGGCCCGGTGCGCGCTCGGCGCGCTCGTCCTCGGGGTGGCGTGCCGGTTCGCGCGCCAACGGCTGCCCACAGGCCGGGTGGTGTGGGGCCACGTCCTGGTGGCGGCCTTCTTCTGCAACGCGCTTCCGTTCGCCCTCTTCAGCGTGGGCCAGCAGAGCGTCGACTCGGGGCTCGCGGGCGTGCTGAACGCGACGACCCCGCTGTGGTCGCTGCTGATCGGGCTCGTCACCCGTGCCGAGCGCCGCCCCCGCGCGATCAGGGTGGCCGGTCTGCTGGTCGGGCTCGCCGGGACCGCGCTGATCTTCGCCCCGTGGCAGCGGTCGGGGCAGGTGGGCTGGGGAGCGCTCGCCATCCTGGGCGCCGCAGCGAGCTACGCCTTCGCCTTCACCTACATGGGCCGCCACCTCGTCGGCAAGGGCGTGCCCACCCTCTCGCTCGCCACCACCCAACTCCTCGCGGCCACCGGGCTCACGACGCTGGCCCTGCCCTTCGGCGGTCTGACCGCGGTGAGGCTCCAGGCGGCGCCGCTGCCGGCCGTCGTGGTCCTCGGCGTCTTCGCCACCGGCGTCACCTTCTACCTCACCTACCGGATCATCGCCGACGAGGGCGCGACCAACGCCGCGACCGTCGGCTACCTCCTGCCCGTGGTCTCGGTCCTGCTGGGCGCGCTCGTGCTCGGCGAGGAGCCCGGCCCGCGCGTGATCGCAGGCATGGCCGTCGTCCTCCTGGGCGTGGCCCTGACCCGCCGCCGGGCTACGGTCGTCACGGAAGGAAAGCGCTCCAAGCCCCGGCCGGACGACCGAACCGCCCCGGCCGCGGCCACCGGCGGGCATCCGCGGTAG
- a CDS encoding helix-turn-helix domain-containing protein — protein sequence MPTDNRVSTVLARRLGGELLRLRDAAGLTQPQAAQVLSATAAKVAKMERGWVPFRDPDIVALCKLYGETDESAVAGLLALAKLDRERRKAKGWWQQVPTVGGFAEYVAMEDVATRIRTWQLALVPGLLQTSDYIRALGVSSDSWTHPDEIEVMVTTRTRRQNRLWGERPLEFHAIVWEAALRQEIGGRAVMAGQLAHLVEKAHLPNIHIQVLPFRVGAAHGVGGAFNILSFAEQGALDVGYTESVAATVWAEGAEANERFRRAFDRLSRLSLAPHDSVNLIDAICKGFQA from the coding sequence GTGCCCACGGACAACCGGGTATCCACGGTGCTGGCCCGTCGGCTGGGCGGGGAACTGCTGCGCCTGCGGGACGCCGCGGGCCTGACGCAGCCGCAAGCGGCGCAGGTGCTGAGTGCCACGGCGGCCAAGGTCGCCAAGATGGAGCGAGGCTGGGTTCCGTTCCGGGACCCGGACATCGTCGCCCTGTGCAAGCTCTACGGGGAGACGGACGAGTCGGCCGTCGCGGGGTTGCTGGCGCTGGCCAAGCTTGATCGGGAGCGGCGCAAGGCCAAGGGGTGGTGGCAGCAGGTTCCGACCGTCGGAGGCTTCGCCGAGTACGTGGCGATGGAGGACGTCGCCACTCGCATCAGGACCTGGCAGCTCGCCTTGGTCCCGGGGCTCCTCCAGACCTCGGACTACATTCGCGCGCTGGGCGTCAGCTCCGATTCCTGGACGCATCCCGACGAGATCGAAGTCATGGTGACCACGCGTACCCGTCGGCAGAACCGGCTCTGGGGCGAACGACCCTTGGAGTTTCACGCCATCGTTTGGGAGGCGGCTCTACGTCAGGAGATCGGTGGTCGGGCGGTCATGGCCGGACAGCTCGCCCACTTGGTGGAGAAGGCGCATCTGCCCAACATCCACATCCAAGTGCTCCCGTTCCGTGTGGGAGCGGCACATGGTGTCGGGGGAGCCTTCAACATCCTGTCGTTCGCCGAGCAGGGGGCCTTGGACGTGGGCTACACGGAAAGTGTCGCGGCTACGGTGTGGGCCGAGGGAGCCGAAGCCAACGAGCGCTTCCGCCGGGCGTTCGACCGACTCTCAAGGCTGAGCCTCGCACCTCACGATTCCGTGAACCTGATCGACGCCATCTGTAAAGGTTTCCAGGCATGA
- a CDS encoding ATP-binding protein, producing the protein MNGLTRHDVRNYPPRQDSVPTARRHTAWLAVAWGRPELAADAALLTSELTTNALLHGSVWDRYFRVEISLTGAVLRIEVTDPKGERRPEPRAAVGDHDQFGRGLHIVKALAAHWGCTDRIVGKTVWAELS; encoded by the coding sequence ATGAACGGACTCACGCGTCACGACGTACGGAACTACCCGCCCCGCCAGGACTCCGTACCCACCGCCCGCCGGCACACCGCATGGCTCGCCGTGGCGTGGGGGCGGCCCGAGCTCGCGGCGGACGCGGCGCTGCTGACCAGCGAGCTGACCACCAACGCGCTGCTGCACGGCTCCGTGTGGGACCGGTACTTCCGGGTCGAGATCAGCCTCACCGGAGCAGTGCTCCGCATCGAGGTCACCGATCCGAAAGGCGAGCGCCGCCCCGAACCGCGAGCGGCGGTCGGCGACCACGACCAGTTCGGGCGGGGGCTGCACATCGTCAAGGCCCTCGCGGCGCACTGGGGGTGCACGGACCGGATCGTCGGCAAGACGGTGTGGGCGGAGCTGAGCTGA
- a CDS encoding MFS transporter, with amino-acid sequence MVAPNPPQVADPEAVKRHPSLFRAIRQRRNPRLRRTDITVTDEATVKRAVKAASLGNAMEWFDFGIYSYLAVTLGHVFFPSGNETTQLLSSFAAFAVAFLVRPLGGMFFGPMGDRLGRKRILALTMIMMAVGTFAIGLIPSYDAIGLWAPALLILFRMVQGFSTGGEYGGASTFIAEYAPDKRRGFFGSFLEFGTLAGYVGAAGLVTALYAVLDDGQMEAWGWRVPFLVAGPLGLVGLYLRMRLDETPAFQKLEGGKALATEATAGAAGAAATEAAETTTKGDLARIFRDHWPTLVLCVCLVGAYNINVYLVLSYLPTYLSDELGYSETHGLLVLLGMMVFLMLVISRVGKLSDRFGRKPVLMTGMAGFFLLSLPAFLLIRQGSVLAVGLGMLALGLSLVCLLATMSAALPALFPTQVRYGSLSVGYNLSTSLFGGTTPLVVTALISWSGSNLMPAYYSMGAALVGIVSVACMKETARQPLDGSPPSVETQEEAAELCAAQSPDPKF; translated from the coding sequence ATGGTGGCCCCCAATCCCCCGCAGGTGGCCGATCCCGAAGCGGTGAAGCGCCATCCCAGCCTCTTCCGTGCCATCAGGCAGCGCCGGAATCCCAGACTCCGCAGGACGGACATCACCGTCACGGACGAGGCGACGGTCAAGCGCGCCGTCAAGGCGGCCTCGCTCGGCAACGCCATGGAGTGGTTCGACTTCGGCATCTACTCCTACCTGGCCGTCACCCTCGGACACGTCTTCTTCCCGTCCGGGAACGAGACCACGCAGTTGCTGTCCTCGTTCGCCGCCTTCGCCGTGGCCTTCCTGGTACGGCCGCTGGGCGGGATGTTCTTCGGCCCGATGGGCGACCGTCTCGGCCGCAAGCGGATCCTGGCACTCACCATGATCATGATGGCGGTGGGCACGTTCGCGATCGGGCTCATCCCCTCGTACGACGCGATCGGCCTGTGGGCCCCCGCCCTGCTGATCCTCTTCCGCATGGTCCAGGGCTTCTCGACGGGCGGTGAGTACGGCGGCGCGTCCACCTTCATCGCCGAGTACGCGCCCGACAAGCGCCGCGGCTTCTTCGGCAGCTTCCTGGAGTTCGGCACCCTGGCCGGGTACGTCGGCGCGGCCGGCCTCGTCACCGCGCTGTACGCCGTGCTCGACGACGGCCAGATGGAGGCCTGGGGCTGGCGCGTCCCCTTCCTCGTCGCCGGGCCGCTGGGCCTGGTCGGTCTCTACCTGCGCATGCGCCTGGACGAGACCCCCGCCTTCCAGAAGCTGGAGGGCGGCAAGGCGCTCGCCACGGAGGCCACGGCCGGCGCGGCCGGCGCGGCCGCCACGGAAGCCGCGGAGACCACCACCAAGGGCGACCTCGCGAGGATCTTCCGCGACCACTGGCCGACGCTGGTCCTGTGCGTCTGCCTGGTCGGCGCCTACAACATCAACGTCTACCTGGTGCTGTCGTACCTGCCGACCTATCTGTCCGACGAGCTGGGCTACAGCGAGACGCACGGCCTGCTCGTCCTGCTCGGCATGATGGTCTTCCTGATGCTGGTGATCAGCCGGGTCGGCAAGCTCTCCGACCGCTTCGGCCGCAAGCCGGTGCTGATGACGGGCATGGCGGGGTTCTTCCTTCTCTCCCTGCCCGCGTTCCTCCTGATCCGCCAGGGCAGCGTCCTCGCGGTCGGGCTGGGCATGCTCGCGCTCGGGCTGTCGCTCGTCTGCCTGCTCGCGACGATGTCCGCCGCCCTGCCCGCCCTGTTCCCGACGCAGGTCCGGTACGGCTCCCTGTCGGTCGGCTACAACCTGTCGACCTCGCTCTTCGGCGGGACGACCCCGCTGGTGGTCACCGCACTGATCAGCTGGAGCGGCTCGAACCTGATGCCCGCCTACTACTCGATGGGGGCGGCGCTGGTCGGCATCGTCTCCGTGGCCTGCATGAAGGAGACCGCGCGCCAACCGCTCGACGGCTCCCCTCCCTCCGTCGAGACGCAGGAAGAGGCCGCGGAGCTGTGCGCGGCCCAGTCCCCGGACCCGAAGTTCTGA